Proteins from a genomic interval of Sulfurospirillum oryzae:
- a CDS encoding MFS transporter, translating into MNIKSILFASREQLLYLFAAAVPIAFTAWSSLLNNFVIEVAHFDGEKIGLLQSIREVPGLLAFTIVFILMFLRQQNAAYLSLFLLGFGTLITGFFPSTFGLYTTTLIMSVGFHYLETLHNSLSLQWIDKSSAPSFLGKLSAIRSFVGLGVLGALYVLMKFFDVGYMGIYLLSGGATIFLAFVAWLGFEHFKDDVVQETKLFLRKKYWLFYLLTFLAGARRQIVVVFAGFLLVERFHFSVENMVLLLITNTVLNMICAPYAGKLIERFGENLSLKLEYISIVLIFILYGLVQSQAMAVSLYILDNLFFTIAIALKTYFQKIADPKDIAVTSGVGFAINHIAAVFLPFTLGIVWIYSASAVFFIGATIAFVSFLLTFLIPKKEPA; encoded by the coding sequence ATGAACATTAAATCCATACTTTTTGCCTCGCGTGAGCAGCTTCTCTATCTTTTTGCAGCAGCTGTGCCCATTGCATTTACGGCTTGGTCATCCTTGCTTAACAACTTTGTCATTGAAGTAGCGCATTTTGATGGCGAAAAGATAGGTTTGCTTCAAAGCATTCGTGAAGTTCCAGGTCTTTTGGCGTTTACCATTGTTTTTATTTTGATGTTTTTACGACAACAAAACGCCGCGTATCTTTCGCTCTTTCTTTTGGGCTTTGGTACTTTAATAACAGGCTTTTTCCCTTCAACGTTTGGGCTCTATACCACAACACTGATTATGTCCGTTGGATTTCACTACCTTGAAACACTGCACAATTCACTCTCCTTGCAATGGATTGACAAAAGTAGTGCTCCCTCTTTTTTAGGCAAGCTTTCTGCCATTCGCTCTTTTGTGGGGCTGGGTGTTTTAGGGGCACTCTATGTGCTTATGAAATTTTTTGATGTCGGATACATGGGAATTTATCTGCTCAGTGGTGGGGCAACGATATTTTTAGCGTTTGTGGCATGGCTAGGGTTTGAGCATTTTAAAGATGATGTTGTGCAAGAAACCAAACTATTTTTACGCAAAAAGTATTGGCTTTTTTATCTGCTTACCTTTCTAGCGGGTGCAAGACGTCAGATCGTTGTCGTTTTTGCAGGCTTTTTACTGGTTGAACGGTTTCATTTTAGCGTTGAGAACATGGTACTTTTACTTATTACCAATACTGTTTTAAACATGATCTGCGCGCCTTATGCGGGAAAACTTATTGAGCGTTTTGGTGAAAATCTCTCTTTAAAACTCGAATATATCTCTATTGTTCTCATTTTTATCCTTTATGGTTTGGTACAATCTCAAGCGATGGCAGTGTCATTGTATATTTTGGACAATCTTTTCTTTACAATAGCCATTGCCTTAAAAACCTATTTTCAAAAAATAGCCGATCCTAAAGATATTGCAGTAACCTCTGGTGTTGGTTTTGCGATCAACCACATTGCAGCGGTTTTTCTGCCCTTTACTTTGGGTATCGTTTGGATTTATTCGGCAAGTGCTGTCTTTTTTATAGGAGCGACCATAGCATTTGTTTCGTTTTTACTGACATTTTTAATACCTAAAAAGGAGCCTGCATGA
- a CDS encoding anion permease has translation MSKKAISMLVPVLVMLVVWFIPAPEGLSANAWHFMAIFLGVVVGLIIEPVPAALVGLIGVCLIALMGIIDPKPAESVKWALSGFSNATIWLIFAAFMFAAGYQRTGLGKRISLIMVKFMGKSSLGLGYAVAFADLLLAPFMPSNTARSGGTIFPIAINIPQIFNSTPENEPRKLGSYLSWVAMAATCVTSSMFLTALAPNLLAVDLIAKSAKVTIEWGAWAQIMIPLMLPLFLLTPFLAYIVYPPTQKQSPEAPIWAANELKKMGSITFKEIMMLLFAVLALVLWIFGKDLGVDATMAAITIVSLMVLCNVISWDDVVGNKGAWNVLVWFSTLVALAGGLAKVGILKWIGTLAESSLTGLSPTTLMVAMLIVFFLLHYFFASVTAHVSALVPVFALIAVKFIAPEQLPAFMILFAGSLGIMGIITPYGTGPSPIWYGAGYISQARWWALGAVFGGLYLAVLLAGVFIFV, from the coding sequence ATGTCGAAAAAAGCAATATCCATGCTGGTCCCAGTATTGGTAATGTTGGTTGTTTGGTTTATCCCTGCTCCTGAGGGATTGAGTGCTAATGCATGGCATTTTATGGCAATCTTTCTTGGAGTTGTCGTCGGTCTTATTATTGAGCCAGTTCCTGCTGCGCTTGTTGGTTTGATAGGTGTTTGTTTGATTGCCTTGATGGGTATTATCGATCCAAAACCTGCTGAGAGTGTTAAATGGGCACTTTCTGGTTTTTCTAATGCAACAATTTGGTTAATCTTTGCAGCGTTTATGTTTGCAGCAGGTTATCAAAGAACAGGGCTTGGTAAAAGAATTTCTCTTATCATGGTTAAATTTATGGGTAAAAGCTCATTGGGTCTTGGTTATGCGGTTGCATTTGCTGACCTACTTCTTGCGCCATTTATGCCATCAAACACAGCAAGAAGCGGTGGTACAATCTTCCCAATTGCGATCAATATTCCACAAATCTTTAACTCTACTCCAGAAAATGAGCCAAGAAAACTAGGTTCTTATCTTTCATGGGTAGCGATGGCTGCAACATGTGTCACCAGTTCAATGTTCCTTACAGCACTTGCACCAAACTTATTAGCCGTTGATCTTATTGCTAAAAGTGCTAAAGTAACGATTGAATGGGGTGCATGGGCACAAATCATGATTCCTTTGATGTTACCACTTTTCTTATTGACTCCATTTTTAGCGTACATTGTATATCCTCCAACACAAAAACAATCTCCAGAAGCACCTATCTGGGCTGCTAATGAGCTTAAAAAAATGGGATCAATTACATTTAAAGAGATCATGATGTTACTCTTTGCTGTTCTTGCACTTGTTCTTTGGATTTTTGGTAAAGATCTTGGTGTTGATGCAACTATGGCTGCGATTACAATTGTTTCACTTATGGTTCTTTGTAATGTTATCTCTTGGGATGATGTTGTCGGAAACAAAGGTGCTTGGAACGTTTTAGTGTGGTTCTCAACTCTTGTTGCACTTGCAGGTGGTTTAGCAAAAGTGGGTATCTTGAAATGGATTGGTACTTTGGCAGAATCTTCTTTAACAGGTCTTAGCCCAACTACATTGATGGTTGCTATGTTGATTGTATTCTTCTTGCTACACTATTTCTTTGCAAGCGTTACTGCGCACGTTTCTGCATTGGTTCCTGTTTTTGCATTGATCGCTGTTAAATTTATTGCTCCTGAGCAATTGCCAGCGTTTATGATTCTTTTTGCAGGTAGCCTTGGTATTATGGGTATTATCACTCCTTATGGTACAGGTCCTTCTCCAATTTGGTATGGTGCTGGTTATATCAGCCAAGCACGTTGGTGGGCACTTGGTGCAGTTTTTGGTGGTCTTTACCTTGCAGTTCTTCTTGCAGGTGTGTTTATTTTTGTATAA
- a CDS encoding sensor histidine kinase, translating to MKILKIIIVLFFYSSILYSNEILLLHSYNKGLKWSDGISRGIEDIMLKHPQYELTTEYMDSKKIESENYFEELLDLYKKKFRNRHYSAIIVADNYAYEFALKYHRVLFPNTPIVFCGVENFNPKELDTYLKQYVTGVIEYKDIRVNLELIYQLFPATKMVYIISDDAYSSLVIKDQIIEESNNFKDKFRVVFDNQIDINTIDEKIEKLPKHSAILFTSFYRDMYGTYVPYYKLRSFFQRSKFPVFALNHIHVGEGVIGGYMVNPYEQGTRAAKKAFELINGKKIASVPVETPAGNYFFDNNILRKFGIPLSDIPSPAEVLNGVESFYEKHRKFVENAFALMPLLLLLTTILVLNIIKRISLEKELLRQGKLDYVLLNNIQSAIFWKANDGKILGCNDLLCEILERDKIDIIGKHVKEIMPGMCDKIQEVPLDCPNSAEVEMNMPYKDKRIFAVRRTYYTDENNQEAGVVTILTDVTEKRRIDTERKRHEQFVIQRSKQSEVGEMIASIAHQWKTPLVEISAIAQELIYKRRRKPLDEEDTQKFVDDIMTQVKYMSNTIDDFRQFIKPSSMQTAFDVREAIDTLLSVVNHNVKYNYITINITQSSPEQLLAFGYPNEFKQCVLNIINNAKDSIVKKRESKKTDGIIDIEIGSDDSHIYLSISDDGCGIEKSKLESIFDPFMSTKEHGDGFGLYMARLIIEDKMGGKIIAKQKNGGAQICITIKKAKGAA from the coding sequence ATGAAAATCTTAAAAATTATAATTGTACTCTTTTTTTACAGCTCAATTTTATATAGTAATGAAATTTTATTACTGCATTCATACAATAAAGGACTCAAGTGGAGTGATGGAATTTCACGTGGTATTGAAGATATTATGCTAAAACATCCACAGTATGAGCTAACAACAGAGTATATGGATAGCAAGAAAATAGAATCTGAAAACTATTTTGAGGAACTCCTTGATCTTTACAAGAAAAAATTCCGTAATCGACACTATAGTGCCATCATCGTTGCAGATAATTACGCGTATGAATTTGCTCTGAAGTACCATCGTGTACTTTTCCCTAATACCCCTATTGTTTTTTGCGGTGTTGAGAACTTCAATCCTAAAGAGTTGGACACTTATCTCAAACAGTATGTAACCGGTGTTATCGAATACAAAGATATACGCGTCAATTTAGAACTGATCTATCAGCTTTTCCCTGCAACAAAGATGGTCTATATTATCAGCGATGATGCGTATTCATCTTTGGTCATTAAAGATCAGATTATTGAAGAGTCGAATAATTTTAAAGATAAATTTCGTGTTGTTTTTGATAACCAAATCGATATCAATACAATTGACGAAAAAATAGAAAAACTTCCAAAGCATAGTGCCATTCTTTTTACCAGTTTTTACCGAGATATGTACGGAACGTATGTCCCTTATTATAAACTCCGATCTTTTTTCCAACGCTCTAAATTTCCGGTTTTTGCACTCAACCATATTCATGTCGGCGAAGGTGTCATTGGTGGTTATATGGTCAACCCTTATGAGCAGGGCACACGCGCTGCTAAAAAAGCGTTTGAACTTATTAATGGTAAAAAAATCGCTTCAGTTCCAGTTGAAACACCTGCTGGGAACTATTTTTTTGATAACAACATTTTACGTAAATTTGGCATACCCCTTAGCGATATACCAAGCCCCGCTGAAGTTCTTAATGGTGTTGAAAGCTTTTATGAAAAACACCGTAAATTTGTTGAAAATGCCTTTGCGCTTATGCCTCTATTATTGCTACTTACGACCATTTTAGTCCTCAATATTATTAAACGTATTTCATTAGAGAAAGAGCTTTTGCGACAAGGAAAATTGGACTATGTTCTTTTAAATAACATCCAAAGTGCTATTTTTTGGAAAGCCAATGATGGGAAAATACTTGGGTGCAATGATCTTTTATGTGAAATTTTAGAACGAGATAAAATTGATATTATCGGTAAACACGTTAAAGAAATCATGCCAGGAATGTGTGACAAAATCCAAGAAGTACCTCTAGATTGCCCCAATAGTGCAGAAGTTGAAATGAATATGCCTTATAAAGATAAGCGTATTTTTGCCGTTAGACGAACGTATTATACCGATGAAAACAACCAAGAAGCAGGCGTTGTTACCATTTTAACCGATGTAACAGAAAAAAGACGCATTGATACAGAACGAAAACGCCATGAACAGTTTGTTATTCAACGATCCAAACAATCCGAAGTGGGTGAGATGATCGCCAGTATTGCACATCAATGGAAAACACCTCTTGTCGAAATCTCTGCCATTGCGCAAGAGCTCATCTACAAACGTCGAAGAAAGCCGCTGGACGAAGAGGATACTCAAAAATTTGTTGATGACATCATGACACAAGTAAAGTACATGTCCAATACGATCGATGATTTTAGACAATTCATTAAACCTTCTTCCATGCAAACAGCCTTTGATGTTCGTGAAGCCATTGATACACTCCTAAGCGTTGTCAATCATAATGTTAAGTACAATTACATTACCATCAACATTACACAATCCTCACCAGAGCAACTCTTAGCTTTTGGTTACCCTAATGAATTTAAACAGTGCGTTTTAAACATCATTAATAATGCAAAAGATAGTATTGTGAAAAAAAGAGAGAGTAAGAAGACGGATGGTATTATTGATATTGAAATAGGAAGCGATGATTCGCATATCTATCTCTCCATCAGCGATGATGGTTGTGGTATTGAAAAAAGTAAACTCGAATCCATTTTCGATCCATTTATGAGCACCAAAGAACATGGGGACGGTTTTGGGCTTTATATGGCTCGCTTGATTATTGAAGATAAAATGGGTGGAAAAATTATTGCAAAACAAAAAAACGGTGGTGCGCAAATTTGCATTACCATTAAAAAAGCTAAGGGAGCTGCATGA
- a CDS encoding COG3400 family protein: MKKILIIADGILAKQFLEKVMETEAGENSYTIVTYKEETLPKKRPENFKFFEFDPTSYEKLAIVLNEQFFQVMIIMSNELDVKATYTNIRRVDGKVRIVIMDRWDLQIEDKRLLMLNSREILASRFTDHLPNTPIVAQNIGLGIGEIMEVSVPVGSSYAYRHLASIEQSKWKIAAVYRSSTLILPRPALMLLPNDLLLLVGDPKVLQSVFKSIKRELGQFPSPFGSSIYCLIDMLRMNDKEIEVLINDALLLHSKLNSNKLHVKIINPTYSKILEKIKSYSNHHINVIIDYFESNPRKVLKEDTEKMDIGLIVVMNTFFQKNKRTLYKTKLPIFKMGKRGFGSLNQGVVLSNDAHEIEQESSVIFDVATQLSLELKLYSYNPDHENAKNSLIEHFDNLSKIFGREVDVVQSDKNPLVKLRNKDNILQFLPFSPKILDANFLSIFSTDMEKLHFKLANNYQLFIPVNA; this comes from the coding sequence ATGAAAAAGATTTTAATCATCGCTGATGGCATTCTAGCAAAACAATTTTTAGAAAAGGTTATGGAAACCGAAGCAGGCGAAAATAGTTATACTATCGTTACGTATAAAGAAGAGACTTTACCTAAAAAACGCCCTGAAAATTTTAAATTTTTTGAATTTGATCCAACGAGTTACGAAAAACTTGCTATTGTCCTTAACGAGCAATTTTTTCAAGTCATGATTATTATGTCTAATGAGCTTGATGTCAAGGCTACTTATACCAACATCAGACGGGTTGATGGCAAAGTGCGCATCGTCATTATGGACAGATGGGACTTGCAGATTGAAGATAAACGCCTTTTGATGCTCAACTCTCGTGAAATTCTTGCTTCTCGTTTTACCGACCATCTTCCCAATACGCCTATTGTCGCTCAAAACATAGGACTTGGCATTGGTGAAATTATGGAAGTCTCCGTGCCTGTGGGAAGCTCTTATGCTTACCGCCATCTAGCGTCCATTGAGCAGAGCAAATGGAAAATCGCAGCGGTATACCGCTCCAGCACGCTTATTTTACCGCGTCCTGCGCTGATGCTTCTGCCCAATGATCTTTTGCTCCTTGTGGGTGATCCTAAAGTATTGCAAAGTGTCTTTAAAAGCATTAAGCGTGAGCTAGGTCAGTTTCCTTCTCCTTTTGGTAGCAGTATTTACTGCCTTATCGACATGTTGCGCATGAATGACAAAGAGATCGAAGTATTGATTAACGATGCTCTTTTACTGCACTCAAAACTGAATAGCAACAAGTTACATGTAAAGATTATCAATCCAACGTATTCCAAAATATTGGAAAAAATCAAAAGCTACAGCAACCACCATATTAACGTCATTATCGATTACTTTGAAAGCAATCCACGCAAGGTATTGAAAGAAGATACAGAGAAAATGGACATTGGACTTATTGTGGTTATGAACACCTTTTTTCAAAAAAACAAACGTACCCTCTATAAAACAAAACTCCCGATCTTTAAGATGGGAAAACGTGGTTTTGGAAGCCTCAACCAAGGTGTCGTTTTAAGCAACGATGCCCATGAAATTGAGCAAGAGTCTTCCGTTATCTTTGACGTTGCAACACAACTTTCACTAGAGCTCAAACTTTACTCGTACAATCCTGACCATGAAAATGCTAAAAATAGCCTCATTGAGCATTTTGACAACCTTTCAAAGATTTTTGGACGTGAAGTTGATGTGGTTCAAAGCGATAAAAATCCACTGGTAAAACTTCGAAATAAAGACAATATTTTGCAATTTTTACCGTTTAGTCCAAAAATTTTAGACGCAAATTTTCTTTCAATTTTTTCAACCGATATGGAAAAACTTCACTTTAAGCTTGCCAATAATTATCAGCTATTTATCCCAGTCAATGCATAA
- a CDS encoding response regulator transcription factor, which yields MKILILEDNERLANLIVEALEQKKYHADLFKDGKRALEAIDNGYDCFILDINVPGIDGLSLLKEIRVMDATTPAIIISANVELDTIQEAYSKGCDEYLKKPFYMYELEMKIEKLCKPKVCVVSLPEGFSYSMEQEILLDGEGEEVKLAKKEILLLNLFTKNLNKNISFERIEQYVWGGELTTTENIRALVKRLRKKLPEDTIENQGGIGYRLHYEH from the coding sequence ATGAAAATATTGATACTCGAAGATAATGAACGCCTAGCTAACCTCATTGTGGAAGCACTTGAGCAAAAAAAGTATCATGCTGACCTTTTTAAAGATGGAAAACGTGCCCTTGAAGCGATTGATAACGGCTATGACTGTTTTATCTTAGACATCAACGTTCCAGGCATTGATGGGCTCAGTCTTCTTAAAGAGATACGCGTTATGGATGCCACAACGCCTGCTATTATCATCAGTGCCAATGTTGAACTTGACACCATCCAAGAAGCTTACAGCAAAGGGTGCGACGAATACCTCAAAAAACCTTTTTACATGTATGAATTAGAAATGAAAATCGAAAAACTGTGTAAACCTAAAGTTTGTGTCGTCTCATTGCCTGAAGGTTTTAGCTACTCGATGGAGCAAGAAATCCTCCTTGATGGCGAAGGCGAAGAGGTCAAACTCGCTAAAAAAGAGATTTTACTGCTCAATCTCTTTACAAAAAATCTCAATAAAAATATCTCTTTTGAGCGCATAGAACAGTATGTTTGGGGCGGAGAGCTTACAACAACTGAAAATATACGAGCCTTAGTGAAACGTCTGCGTAAAAAACTCCCTGAAGACACTATCGAAAACCAAGGCGGCATAGGGTATCGCCTGCATTATGAACATTAA
- a CDS encoding SixA phosphatase family protein, with product MKKIYLIRHAKSSWKDETLNDFERPLNGRGKRDVVFMGKRLKMFDVKPDVIYTSPAKRALKTAKEIGEEIDCDKKKIKSVDALYESSYEQYIELIHNIDDKCSSVFIIAHNPTITEVGERLSGAILSNIPTCAIVCISFDVESFKEITEESGHILFFDYPKKHLKD from the coding sequence ATGAAAAAGATTTATTTGATAAGACATGCAAAATCAAGCTGGAAAGACGAAACACTCAATGATTTTGAAAGACCACTCAATGGTCGTGGAAAACGTGATGTTGTTTTTATGGGAAAACGTCTTAAAATGTTTGATGTTAAACCTGATGTTATTTATACCAGTCCTGCGAAAAGAGCTTTGAAAACGGCTAAAGAGATTGGTGAAGAGATTGATTGTGACAAAAAGAAGATCAAAAGCGTTGATGCGCTTTATGAAAGTTCTTATGAGCAGTATATAGAGCTTATCCATAACATCGATGATAAATGCTCCTCGGTATTTATCATTGCGCATAACCCAACGATTACCGAAGTAGGGGAACGCCTAAGTGGTGCCATTTTGAGTAATATTCCCACCTGCGCGATTGTTTGCATTAGCTTTGATGTTGAGAGCTTCAAAGAGATTACCGAAGAGAGTGGGCACATCCTCTTTTTTGACTACCCCAAAAAACATCTAAAAGATTAA
- a CDS encoding tyrosine-type recombinase/integrase has product MRYAVDAKENFEQSLLFWLDKFIKSKLTSLSNRHVEENAKLSAIIGALNHGSKSMDELKNLAKEARNIGLIGINLFINPLEKFYYYIAPMGLESLKEIDEELISEFLASQTGSLSDATKKNYRMAVVSLFKFIDKQNEDDKGNSHQFRIELKNWGGLGGRKGEKLPAHMYKEELSRFFKAIEETEFKPYVQAKNRLLIKMIIFTGMRVSEALGLRLKDMVRDGDYYVFQIRGKGNKPRTAMIKTEQIEHDLKEWMEYRNGENALLFQSRTGKPLTQAYVSYVMDKILMSAGIRKEKNGAHMLRHTFATLLYQKNRDLILVQEALGHSDLNTSRIYTHFDKERLKIAANTMDDVQ; this is encoded by the coding sequence ATGCGCTATGCGGTGGATGCAAAGGAGAATTTTGAGCAAAGCTTGCTTTTTTGGCTTGATAAATTTATTAAGTCCAAGCTCACTTCCCTTTCCAATCGCCATGTTGAAGAAAATGCCAAACTCTCCGCCATTATTGGCGCACTCAATCATGGCTCAAAAAGTATGGATGAACTGAAAAATCTTGCTAAAGAAGCCCGCAATATCGGGCTGATTGGCATCAATCTTTTTATCAACCCATTGGAAAAATTTTACTATTACATCGCTCCTATGGGACTTGAGAGCCTCAAGGAGATTGATGAGGAGCTCATTAGTGAGTTTTTAGCCTCACAAACTGGCTCACTCTCCGATGCCACAAAGAAAAACTACCGTATGGCAGTTGTTTCACTCTTTAAATTCATCGACAAACAAAATGAAGATGACAAAGGCAATTCGCATCAGTTTCGCATTGAGCTTAAAAACTGGGGAGGTCTTGGTGGAAGGAAGGGTGAAAAACTCCCTGCTCACATGTACAAAGAGGAGCTTTCACGCTTTTTTAAAGCCATCGAAGAGACAGAATTTAAACCCTATGTTCAGGCTAAAAATAGGCTTCTTATCAAGATGATTATCTTCACAGGAATGCGTGTCAGTGAGGCTTTAGGTTTAAGGTTAAAAGATATGGTTCGAGATGGTGACTATTACGTCTTTCAGATCCGTGGAAAAGGCAATAAACCCCGTACGGCGATGATTAAAACAGAACAGATTGAGCACGACTTAAAAGAGTGGATGGAGTACCGAAATGGCGAGAATGCCCTCTTATTTCAAAGTCGAACAGGAAAGCCATTGACGCAAGCGTATGTCAGTTATGTTATGGATAAAATCTTAATGAGTGCAGGAATCAGGAAAGAGAAAAACGGTGCGCACATGTTGCGCCATACTTTTGCAACACTGCTTTATCAAAAAAATAGAGACCTCATTTTGGTACAAGAAGCCCTTGGACACTCAGATTTGAACACTTCTCGCATTTATACTCACTTTGATAAAGAGCGTCTTAAAATTGCAGCTAACACGATGGATGATGTACAATGA
- the tgt gene encoding tRNA guanosine(34) transglycosylase Tgt, translated as MEFQIDKTDGLARACTIKTAHSTIQTPVFMPVGTVGSVKSLDAVDMSEMLGAQIILGNTYHLYLRPNDEVIKHFGGLHGFTKFPNSFLTDSGGFQAFSLSDISKADVNGIMFKSHIDGSSHYFTPEKVLDIQYNFNSDIMMILDDLVALPATKERIALSIKRTTDWAQRAITYHKQKQSEGIGLHQNIFAIIQGGTDKEFRRISANELCALPFDGFAIGGLSVGEANADMYETVEFVTPLMPKDKPRYLMGVGTPEDLVENVERGVDMFDCVMPTRNARNGSLFTSFGKVSIKNAKFQRDENPIDPECECFTCKHYSRGYLHHLFRSKELTYFRLASIHNLHYYLNLMKQMRHAILEGRFASFKAEFYAKRAK; from the coding sequence ATGGAATTTCAGATAGATAAAACCGATGGATTAGCTCGTGCTTGTACGATAAAAACGGCACACAGTACCATTCAAACACCCGTATTTATGCCAGTAGGAACAGTGGGAAGTGTTAAAAGCTTAGACGCCGTTGATATGAGCGAAATGCTTGGAGCCCAAATTATTTTAGGTAATACTTACCACCTTTATTTGCGCCCAAATGATGAAGTTATTAAACATTTTGGTGGGCTTCATGGTTTTACCAAATTTCCAAACAGCTTTTTGACTGATAGCGGTGGTTTTCAAGCGTTTAGCTTAAGTGACATTTCAAAAGCCGATGTCAATGGCATTATGTTCAAAAGCCATATTGATGGTTCTTCTCATTACTTTACGCCTGAGAAAGTGCTTGATATTCAGTACAACTTTAATTCTGACATTATGATGATACTAGACGATCTAGTAGCTCTGCCCGCCACCAAAGAGCGCATCGCGCTTTCGATTAAACGTACAACCGATTGGGCACAGCGTGCTATTACGTATCATAAGCAAAAGCAGTCTGAGGGAATTGGTCTTCATCAAAATATTTTTGCGATTATTCAAGGTGGAACCGATAAAGAGTTCCGTCGTATCAGTGCTAATGAACTTTGCGCCCTACCCTTTGATGGTTTTGCCATTGGCGGGTTGAGTGTGGGTGAAGCCAATGCTGATATGTATGAAACAGTGGAATTTGTCACCCCTTTGATGCCAAAAGACAAACCTCGCTATTTGATGGGCGTTGGAACACCCGAAGATTTGGTGGAAAACGTAGAACGTGGCGTGGATATGTTTGACTGTGTTATGCCAACACGTAATGCTCGTAACGGTTCACTTTTTACCTCTTTTGGTAAAGTAAGCATCAAAAATGCGAAGTTTCAAAGAGATGAAAACCCCATAGATCCAGAGTGTGAGTGCTTTACATGTAAACATTACTCACGTGGTTATTTGCACCATCTTTTCCGCTCAAAAGAGCTCACCTACTTTAGACTTGCCTCCATTCACAATTTGCACTACTACCTAAACTTGATGAAACAGATGCGTCATGCTATTTTAGAGGGACGTTTTGCCTCTTTTAAAGCGGAATTTTACGCAAAGCGAGCCAAATAA
- a CDS encoding magnesium transporter CorA family protein yields MTHLYEQIDRFHLLDLKNPTHPSMFVEEATYDILILALPSKDKELKIDSYAFVFDDTSCYYFDKNTHEFIDFETMEKVYELLNEKTNITMKMLVSLHESIDWMEENLYENAYFSSFMRYWLGNKKDLSRINRLLTLSEEVLESFIQTYLKEEDFLAIHFKDIHEHLSRTNRSTLLAMDKLNNLYNFYTSRNNERMNKTIYLLTILSGIFLPLHFLAGYFGMNSQGLPFNEIPYGTSLVSLIMATCAVTMIGLILFFKKRL; encoded by the coding sequence ATGACACACTTATATGAACAAATTGATCGCTTTCACCTTTTAGATCTTAAAAATCCTACCCATCCTTCGATGTTCGTGGAAGAAGCAACCTATGATATTTTGATTTTAGCCCTTCCCTCAAAAGATAAAGAGCTTAAAATTGACTCGTATGCGTTTGTTTTTGACGATACGTCGTGCTATTACTTCGATAAAAACACACATGAATTCATCGATTTTGAAACAATGGAAAAAGTGTATGAACTTTTAAATGAAAAAACAAACATCACAATGAAAATGCTGGTTTCATTGCATGAAAGCATTGATTGGATGGAAGAAAATCTTTATGAAAATGCTTATTTTAGCTCTTTTATGCGCTATTGGCTCGGCAATAAAAAAGATCTCAGTCGTATCAATCGTCTTTTAACACTGAGTGAAGAAGTTTTGGAGAGTTTCATACAAACGTATCTTAAAGAAGAGGACTTTTTAGCAATCCACTTTAAAGATATTCATGAACACTTAAGCCGTACCAATCGCTCTACTTTGCTTGCAATGGATAAATTAAACAACCTCTATAACTTCTATACCAGTCGCAATAACGAGCGCATGAATAAAACCATCTATCTTTTGACAATTTTGTCAGGCATTTTTCTACCACTTCACTTTCTTGCAGGCTACTTTGGCATGAACAGCCAAGGGCTTCCCTTTAATGAAATCCCTTATGGAACAAGCTTGGTAAGCTTGATAATGGCAACGTGTGCAGTAACCATGATAGGGTTGATTTTATTTTTTAAAAAGAGGCTTTAA